The following are encoded in a window of Sulfitobacter sp. S190 genomic DNA:
- a CDS encoding aldo/keto reductase, which translates to MRFLDQDILPMGMGCWAIGGQFYAGAEPHGFPGIDDAESERAIRATLEAGLRVFDTAAVYGAGHSERVLGRALKGTRDAIVVSKLGTAVDEDTRQVLHDETEPGEVMPAIERSLRRLGRDHVDVMLLHLNALPIETARPIFEQMERARAQGKLRAYGWSTDFPESIRAMCDLEGFVGVEHAMNIFVDVPTIQKTVSDSGLVALLRSPLAMGVLTGKYDSTTVMPDTDVRSVNSVKRDYFQDAKPAAAHLRNLAAIRELLQTDGRTLGQGALCWLLAKSDRNIPVPGARTERQAAENAGAVAFGPLPAHVMAEIETLIDRPPEGPPRAR; encoded by the coding sequence ATGAGATTTCTGGATCAGGATATTTTGCCGATGGGCATGGGGTGTTGGGCGATCGGCGGCCAGTTCTATGCGGGTGCGGAGCCGCACGGGTTTCCCGGCATCGACGACGCGGAATCCGAGCGGGCCATCCGCGCCACGCTGGAGGCGGGCCTGCGGGTTTTCGACACGGCCGCGGTTTATGGTGCAGGGCATTCCGAGCGCGTTTTAGGCCGGGCGCTGAAGGGTACGCGCGATGCGATCGTCGTGTCGAAACTGGGCACCGCCGTCGACGAGGACACGCGGCAGGTCCTGCATGACGAGACAGAGCCGGGCGAGGTGATGCCCGCGATAGAACGCAGCCTGCGGCGGCTGGGCCGGGACCACGTTGACGTCATGCTGCTGCATCTCAACGCGCTGCCCATCGAGACCGCCCGCCCGATTTTCGAGCAGATGGAGCGTGCCCGCGCGCAAGGCAAGCTGCGCGCTTACGGGTGGAGCACGGATTTCCCCGAGAGCATTCGGGCAATGTGTGATCTGGAGGGGTTTGTCGGGGTCGAGCACGCGATGAACATCTTTGTGGATGTGCCGACGATCCAGAAAACCGTTTCCGACAGCGGTCTCGTGGCCCTGTTGCGGTCACCTTTGGCGATGGGGGTGCTGACCGGCAAATACGACAGCACCACGGTGATGCCGGACACGGACGTGCGGTCGGTCAATAGCGTGAAGCGGGATTACTTTCAGGATGCAAAGCCCGCCGCTGCGCATCTTCGCAACCTCGCGGCCATACGCGAGCTGTTGCAGACGGACGGCCGCACGCTTGGGCAGGGCGCCCTGTGCTGGTTGTTGGCGAAATCGGACCGGAATATCCCCGTGCCGGGTGCGCGCACCGAAAGGCAGGCCGCGGAAAACGCAGGCGCCGTGGCATTCGGCCCTTTGCCCGCGCATGTCATGGCGGAGATCGAGACGTTGATCGACCGACCGCCCGAAGGGCCGCCGCGCGCCCGCTAA
- the hisS gene encoding histidine--tRNA ligase: MAKPKKTPRPKAETPRGFRDYFGAEVTQRADMLAKIAAVYHRYGFDALESSGVERVEALGKFLPDVDRPNEGVFAWQEDAEAEKPGDWLALRYDLTAPLARVYAQHRNDLPTPYRRYAMGPVWRNEKPGPGRFRQFYQCDADTVGAASVAADAEICAMLADCLEEVGIARGDYVVRVNNRKVLNGVLEVAGLAGDDKDAERGIVLRAIDKLDRLGPQGVRALLGEGRKDESGDFTDGAGLDVAQAEVIMGFMQAKRDSGAETVERLRELVGDSQTGRDGVDELQTIEGLLAAGGYGPDRIEIDPSVVRGLGYYTGPVYEAELTFDITDDKGRVRNFGSVAGGGRYDDLVKRFTGQEVPATGVSIGVDRLLAALHAKGRMDAAAQGPVVVTVMDKARMADYQAMVAELRQAGIRAEVYLGNPKNFGNQLKYADKRSSPVAIIEGGDEHEKGVVQIKDLILGARIAQEATLEEWKDRPSQYEVPRADLVAKVREILELYA, from the coding sequence ATGGCCAAGCCCAAGAAGACCCCGCGCCCCAAGGCCGAAACCCCGCGTGGATTTCGCGATTATTTCGGTGCCGAAGTCACCCAGCGTGCCGATATGCTGGCCAAGATTGCCGCCGTGTACCACCGTTACGGGTTTGATGCGCTGGAGAGCAGCGGAGTGGAGCGGGTCGAGGCGCTGGGCAAGTTCTTGCCCGATGTGGACCGCCCCAACGAGGGCGTTTTCGCGTGGCAGGAAGATGCAGAGGCCGAAAAGCCCGGCGACTGGCTGGCGCTGCGCTATGATCTGACGGCCCCTTTGGCGCGCGTTTACGCCCAGCACCGCAACGATTTGCCCACGCCCTACCGCCGGTATGCGATGGGCCCTGTGTGGCGCAACGAAAAGCCCGGTCCGGGCCGGTTCCGCCAGTTTTACCAATGTGATGCCGACACCGTCGGGGCCGCCTCGGTCGCGGCGGACGCCGAGATTTGCGCGATGCTGGCCGATTGTCTGGAAGAGGTGGGCATTGCCCGCGGCGATTACGTTGTGCGGGTGAACAACCGCAAGGTGCTGAACGGGGTTCTGGAGGTCGCCGGATTGGCGGGCGACGACAAGGACGCCGAGCGTGGCATCGTGCTGCGCGCCATCGACAAGCTGGACCGGTTGGGGCCGCAGGGTGTTCGGGCGCTGCTCGGGGAGGGCCGCAAGGACGAGAGTGGTGATTTCACCGACGGTGCGGGGCTGGATGTGGCGCAGGCCGAGGTCATCATGGGCTTCATGCAGGCCAAGCGCGACAGCGGTGCCGAAACGGTCGAGCGGTTGCGCGAACTGGTTGGTGACAGCCAGACGGGCCGGGACGGTGTAGACGAGTTGCAGACGATCGAGGGTCTGCTGGCGGCGGGGGGCTATGGCCCCGACCGTATCGAGATCGACCCGTCTGTGGTGCGCGGTCTGGGGTATTATACCGGCCCCGTGTACGAGGCCGAACTGACCTTTGACATCACGGACGACAAGGGCCGGGTGCGCAACTTCGGCTCTGTTGCGGGGGGCGGGCGCTACGACGATCTGGTCAAACGCTTCACGGGGCAGGAGGTGCCCGCGACGGGTGTGTCCATCGGGGTGGACCGGTTGCTGGCCGCGCTGCACGCCAAGGGCCGCATGGACGCGGCCGCGCAGGGCCCCGTTGTCGTGACGGTGATGGATAAGGCCCGCATGGCCGATTATCAGGCGATGGTGGCCGAGCTGCGTCAGGCTGGTATCCGTGCGGAAGTGTATCTGGGCAACCCGAAGAATTTCGGCAACCAGTTGAAATACGCCGATAAACGGTCCAGCCCCGTGGCGATCATCGAGGGCGGCGACGAGCACGAGAAGGGTGTGGTGCAGATCAAGGATCTGATCTTGGGGGCCCGGATCGCGCAGGAGGCGACGCTGGAGGAATGGAAGGACCGCCCCAGCCAGTACGAAGTGCCCCGCGCCGATCTGGTGGCGAAGGTGCGCGAAATTCTGGAGCTTTACGCCTGA
- the hisG gene encoding ATP phosphoribosyltransferase yields the protein MTLKLGVPSKGRLMEKTFEWFAARGITLSRSGSDREYAGVVDGIDGVSLVLLSAGEIPRELAAGRIHLGVTGTDLVREKLPLHDQLVTDVAELGFGHADLIIAVPQGWIDVDTLDDLDAVAAAFRQTHGMRLRIATKYHRLVRDFLREAGVADYALIDSQGATEGTVANETAEAIADITSSGETLSANHLKILEDGLVLRSQATLWRSRVAEMDADESATLAALLDRLSV from the coding sequence ATGACCCTGAAGCTGGGCGTGCCGTCGAAGGGGCGGCTGATGGAAAAGACATTCGAGTGGTTCGCGGCGCGGGGCATCACCCTGTCGCGCAGCGGGTCCGACCGCGAATACGCAGGGGTCGTGGACGGCATCGACGGGGTGTCGCTGGTGCTGCTGTCGGCGGGAGAAATTCCGCGCGAACTGGCGGCCGGGCGTATCCATCTGGGTGTCACGGGCACCGATCTGGTGCGCGAAAAGCTGCCCCTGCATGACCAGTTGGTCACCGATGTGGCCGAGCTGGGCTTTGGTCATGCCGATCTGATCATCGCGGTGCCGCAGGGCTGGATCGATGTGGACACGCTCGACGATCTGGATGCGGTGGCGGCGGCCTTTCGGCAGACCCATGGCATGCGGTTGCGGATCGCCACGAAATACCACCGGCTGGTGCGCGATTTCCTGCGCGAGGCCGGTGTGGCCGATTACGCGCTGATCGACAGTCAGGGCGCGACCGAAGGCACCGTGGCCAACGAGACGGCCGAGGCCATTGCGGACATCACGTCCAGCGGGGAGACCCTGAGCGCCAACCATCTGAAAATTCTCGAGGACGGTCTGGTGCTGCGCAGTCAGGCGACGCTGTGGCGCAGCCGTGTGGCCGAGATGGATGCAGACGAGAGCGCCACGCTGGCCGCGTTGCTGGACCGGCTGTCGGTCTAG
- a CDS encoding SlyX family protein, translating to MEHIEEKLAHLMRTVDDLSDVVARQETEIALLTRRVEMLMRREAERDSDPTGGVVIGDERPPHY from the coding sequence ATGGAACATATCGAAGAAAAGCTGGCCCATCTGATGCGCACCGTGGACGATCTGTCCGATGTGGTGGCGCGGCAGGAAACCGAAATTGCGCTGCTGACGCGGCGTGTGGAGATGCTGATGCGCCGCGAGGCCGAGCGCGACAGCGATCCCACCGGCGGTGTGGTCATCGGCGATGAACGTCCGCCGCACTACTAG
- a CDS encoding LysR family transcriptional regulator — MSETNSDWNDLKFFLAVARHSGLSGAARQTGLSAATLGRRMQALEQATGIEIFRRHARGYDLTEQGEALFARVAALDAEVRPLFDRQNMRPLTLVKLSGGHWTLHALAPHIPQIAKSAPDAMLRLISATDHMKINHREAVIGIRNQRPERTGLACRKVGTVAFAGYATDDAVQGWIRVTSKAPSARWLADQIDTEITLEANAPRLARDLALQGLGRVILPCFIGERTPGLVRVHPRIRDLDHEQWLVSHDEDRFIPAVRKVLDATYTALGLILKTSE; from the coding sequence ATGAGTGAAACGAACTCCGACTGGAATGACCTGAAGTTCTTTCTGGCCGTCGCCCGACACAGCGGCCTTTCCGGGGCCGCGCGGCAAACCGGGCTGAGCGCCGCAACGCTCGGACGCCGCATGCAGGCGCTCGAACAGGCCACCGGGATCGAAATTTTTCGCAGGCACGCGCGTGGATACGACCTGACGGAACAGGGCGAGGCGCTCTTTGCCCGGGTCGCGGCCCTCGACGCCGAGGTACGGCCCCTGTTTGACCGTCAAAACATGCGCCCCCTCACGCTGGTCAAATTGTCAGGGGGGCATTGGACCCTGCACGCGCTGGCCCCGCATATTCCGCAGATCGCCAAATCCGCGCCCGACGCCATGCTGCGCCTGATTTCGGCCACCGATCATATGAAGATCAATCACCGCGAAGCAGTGATCGGCATCCGCAACCAGCGTCCCGAAAGAACCGGGCTGGCCTGTCGCAAAGTCGGCACCGTCGCCTTCGCCGGATACGCCACCGACGACGCGGTGCAGGGATGGATACGTGTCACCTCCAAGGCGCCGTCGGCCCGCTGGCTCGCCGATCAGATCGACACGGAAATCACACTGGAAGCAAATGCGCCGCGCCTTGCCAGAGATCTGGCGCTACAAGGGCTGGGCCGCGTGATCCTGCCGTGTTTCATCGGCGAACGCACGCCGGGCCTTGTCCGCGTGCACCCCCGCATCCGCGACCTTGACCACGAACAATGGTTGGTCAGCCACGACGAAGACCGTTTCATCCCGGCAGTCCGCAAAGTACTCGATGCGACCTACACGGCGCTGGGTTTGATCCTCAAAACATCTGAATGA
- a CDS encoding ATP phosphoribosyltransferase regulatory subunit codes for MSERGRTNARAAALRAAFEREGAQVVEPPLLQSAETLLDLYGEDIRARAYVTSDALRGEQMLRPDFTVPVVQMHMTGGAEPARYTYAGEVFRRQERDPGRANEYVQVGYEVFDRADPAAADAEVFALIAGQLEGLDVRPVTGDIGILMAAVAGLDTLPARKAALMRHIWRPRRFRALLERYAGGAAPSAARQAVLDGTCRTDAPLNGKRRADEIEARVAALRADQAAPPVSGAQVALLERLLEVRGTLPVALEQLRALAGDMPAIADAVERVAQRQAALAARGIDVEALAFEADYGRTSMEYYDGFVFGFRARGRSDLPAIASGGRYDALTRRLGQGAEIPAVGGVMRPGLMLLLDGESR; via the coding sequence ATGTCGGAGCGGGGCCGGACCAACGCGCGCGCCGCCGCGTTGCGCGCCGCATTCGAGCGCGAGGGCGCGCAGGTGGTGGAGCCGCCGCTGTTGCAATCGGCGGAGACGTTGCTCGACCTTTATGGCGAGGACATTCGCGCGCGGGCCTATGTGACGTCGGACGCGCTGCGCGGGGAGCAGATGCTGCGCCCCGATTTCACGGTGCCGGTGGTGCAGATGCACATGACGGGCGGGGCGGAGCCTGCGCGCTATACCTACGCGGGCGAGGTGTTTCGCCGTCAGGAACGCGATCCGGGCCGCGCCAATGAATATGTGCAAGTGGGATACGAGGTGTTCGACCGCGCCGATCCGGCCGCCGCCGACGCAGAGGTGTTCGCGTTGATCGCGGGGCAGCTGGAGGGCTTGGATGTGCGGCCCGTTACAGGGGACATCGGCATCCTGATGGCGGCGGTTGCGGGCTTGGATACATTGCCGGCCCGCAAGGCGGCGTTGATGCGCCACATCTGGCGGCCGCGCCGGTTCCGCGCCTTGCTGGAGCGCTACGCGGGCGGGGCTGCGCCCTCGGCGGCGCGGCAGGCCGTGCTGGACGGGACCTGCCGGACCGATGCGCCGTTGAACGGCAAGCGCCGCGCGGACGAGATCGAGGCCCGTGTGGCCGCGTTGCGTGCGGACCAGGCGGCCCCGCCGGTGTCGGGGGCGCAGGTGGCGCTGCTGGAGCGGTTGCTGGAGGTGCGCGGCACGCTGCCCGTGGCGCTGGAGCAGCTGCGCGCGCTGGCAGGGGACATGCCCGCGATTGCCGATGCGGTGGAGCGCGTGGCGCAGCGTCAGGCGGCACTGGCGGCGCGTGGCATCGATGTGGAGGCGCTGGCGTTCGAGGCGGATTACGGCCGCACGTCGATGGAGTATTACGACGGGTTCGTGTTCGGGTTCCGTGCGCGGGGCCGGTCCGATCTGCCCGCGATTGCCAGCGGTGGGCGATACGATGCGCTGACCCGGCGGTTGGGGCAGGGCGCGGAAATACCGGCGGTGGGCGGCGTGATGCGCCCGGGGCTGATGCTGCTGCTGGACGGAGAGAGCCGATGA
- a CDS encoding DUF1489 family protein, whose translation MSKFVHLIKLSVGSESVEQMIDWQRRRSKQIVNGDYYHLTRMWPKREAEIINGGSIYWVIKGEVAARQRVIRLDEKIGADGIRRCAIVLDAEVIPTVTALRRPFQGWRYLDPADAPADLPKGRSKEDALPVELNKALADIGVL comes from the coding sequence GTGAGTAAATTCGTGCATCTGATCAAGCTGTCGGTGGGCAGCGAAAGCGTCGAGCAAATGATCGACTGGCAGCGCCGCCGGTCCAAGCAGATCGTGAACGGCGATTACTACCACCTGACGCGCATGTGGCCCAAACGCGAGGCCGAAATCATCAACGGCGGATCGATCTACTGGGTCATCAAGGGCGAAGTGGCCGCACGCCAGCGGGTGATCCGTCTGGACGAGAAAATCGGCGCCGACGGCATCCGGCGGTGCGCCATCGTGCTCGACGCCGAGGTGATCCCGACGGTGACGGCCCTGCGCCGCCCGTTTCAGGGGTGGCGCTATCTCGATCCGGCGGACGCGCCCGCCGATCTGCCCAAGGGCCGCAGCAAGGAAGACGCCCTGCCGGTCGAGCTGAACAAGGCACTGGCCGACATCGGCGTCCTCTAG
- a CDS encoding adenosylcobalamin-dependent ribonucleoside-diphosphate reductase, producing MTAFAAPIAEQIWDMKYRFKAADGTPKDATVEDTWRRIARDLAQVESDPAAAEETFYDALSDFKYLPAGRITAGAGTARRVTLFNCFVMGTVPDSMSGIFDMLKEAALTMQQGGGIGYDFSTIRPRGADVLGVSADASGPLSFMDVWDAMCRTIMSAGSRRGAMMATMRCDHPDVEDFITAKSDAARLRMFNMSVLITDPFMEAVKADGPWDLVFGDRVYKTVQARDLWNQIMQATYDFAEPGVIFIDRINAANNLSYCETIAATNPCGEQPLPPYGACLLGSINLARLVSAPFEEAAELNIDALDTLVATAVRMMDNVVDVSKFPLEAQAQEAQAKRRIGLGVTGLADALLMLGLRYGSDEAARQTEQWLHAIARAAYLASVELAKEKGAFPLFDADKYLASGTMQMMDEDVREAIRTHGIRNALLTSIAPTGTISLYAGNVSSGIEPVFAYAYTRKVLQKDGSRTEEEVVDYAVQMWRDLKGDAPLPDYFVNAQTLAPLDHVKMQAAAQKWVDSSISKTINCPEDISFESFKDVYMEAWDSGCKGCTTYRPNDVTGSVLSVSEDKKEAPEVMAQDGEAPQAPHGDVIYMSEPLDRPQELEGATYKIKWPDSEHALYITVNDLIVGGKRRPFEVFINSKNMENFAWTVALTRMVSAVFRRGGDVSFVVEELKAVFDPRGGAWMGGKYVPSILAAIGGVIEQHMVATGFIAGEGMGLKADPQAKVVGLDKPRGKACSSCGQYDLRMVEGCMTCGSCGHSKCG from the coding sequence ATGACCGCTTTTGCCGCCCCTATCGCCGAACAGATCTGGGACATGAAATACCGTTTCAAAGCGGCAGATGGTACGCCCAAGGATGCCACGGTCGAGGACACCTGGCGCCGCATCGCGCGGGACCTTGCGCAGGTCGAAAGCGACCCTGCCGCGGCGGAAGAGACGTTCTATGACGCGCTGTCGGATTTCAAATACCTGCCTGCGGGCCGGATCACCGCCGGGGCGGGCACGGCACGGCGCGTGACGCTGTTCAACTGCTTTGTCATGGGCACGGTGCCCGACAGCATGAGCGGCATTTTCGACATGCTCAAGGAAGCGGCGCTGACCATGCAGCAGGGCGGCGGCATCGGCTATGACTTTTCCACGATCCGGCCCCGCGGTGCGGATGTGCTAGGCGTGTCGGCGGATGCGTCGGGCCCGCTGTCGTTCATGGATGTATGGGACGCGATGTGCCGCACCATCATGTCGGCGGGATCGCGGCGCGGGGCGATGATGGCCACGATGCGCTGTGACCACCCGGATGTGGAAGATTTCATCACCGCCAAATCCGACGCGGCCCGCTTGCGGATGTTCAACATGTCGGTGCTGATCACCGATCCGTTCATGGAGGCCGTGAAGGCCGACGGGCCGTGGGATCTGGTGTTCGGGGACCGCGTCTACAAGACCGTGCAGGCCCGCGATCTGTGGAACCAGATCATGCAGGCGACCTATGATTTTGCCGAGCCGGGTGTCATTTTCATCGACCGGATCAACGCCGCCAACAACCTGAGCTATTGCGAGACCATCGCCGCCACCAACCCGTGTGGCGAGCAGCCCTTGCCGCCCTATGGCGCGTGTCTGCTGGGATCGATCAATCTGGCGCGGCTGGTGTCGGCCCCGTTCGAGGAGGCAGCCGAGCTGAACATCGACGCGCTCGACACGCTGGTCGCTACGGCGGTGCGGATGATGGACAACGTGGTCGATGTGTCGAAATTCCCGCTGGAGGCACAGGCGCAGGAAGCGCAGGCCAAGCGCCGGATCGGTTTGGGCGTGACCGGGCTGGCCGATGCGCTTTTGATGCTGGGCCTGCGGTATGGCAGCGACGAAGCGGCGCGTCAGACCGAGCAATGGCTGCACGCGATCGCCCGCGCCGCCTATCTGGCGTCGGTGGAGCTGGCCAAGGAGAAGGGCGCGTTCCCGCTGTTCGATGCGGATAAATACCTGGCGTCCGGCACGATGCAGATGATGGACGAGGATGTCCGCGAGGCCATCCGCACCCACGGCATCCGCAACGCCCTGCTGACCTCGATCGCGCCCACCGGCACCATCAGCCTGTATGCGGGCAATGTCAGTTCCGGGATCGAGCCGGTCTTTGCCTATGCCTACACCCGCAAGGTCCTGCAAAAGGACGGCAGCCGCACCGAAGAGGAAGTGGTCGACTACGCCGTGCAGATGTGGCGCGACCTGAAGGGGGATGCGCCCTTGCCCGACTATTTCGTCAACGCCCAGACGCTGGCCCCGCTGGACCACGTCAAGATGCAGGCCGCGGCCCAGAAGTGGGTAGATTCGAGCATCTCCAAGACCATCAACTGCCCCGAGGACATCAGCTTCGAGAGCTTCAAGGATGTGTACATGGAGGCGTGGGACTCGGGCTGCAAGGGCTGCACCACCTACCGCCCCAACGACGTCACCGGCAGCGTGCTGAGCGTCAGCGAGGACAAGAAGGAGGCCCCCGAGGTGATGGCGCAGGACGGGGAGGCCCCGCAGGCCCCCCACGGCGACGTCATCTATATGTCCGAGCCGCTGGACCGTCCGCAGGAGCTGGAAGGCGCGACCTACAAGATCAAGTGGCCCGACAGCGAGCACGCGCTCTACATCACCGTCAACGATCTGATCGTGGGGGGCAAGCGGCGGCCCTTCGAAGTGTTCATCAACTCCAAGAACATGGAGAATTTCGCCTGGACCGTGGCGCTGACGCGGATGGTGTCGGCGGTGTTCCGGCGCGGCGGCGATGTGTCGTTCGTGGTCGAAGAGCTCAAGGCCGTGTTCGACCCGCGCGGCGGGGCGTGGATGGGCGGCAAATACGTGCCCTCGATCTTGGCGGCCATCGGCGGTGTGATCGAGCAGCATATGGTGGCCACGGGGTTCATCGCGGGCGAGGGCATGGGCCTGAAGGCCGATCCGCAGGCCAAGGTCGTGGGACTGGACAAGCCGCGCGGCAAGGCGTGCTCCAGCTGTGGCCAGTATGATCTGCGCATGGTCGAGGGCTGCATGACCTGCGGCAGCTGCGGCCATTCGAAATGTGGCTGA
- a CDS encoding YafY family protein, which produces MNIRIRHDALVRSLRRNGTTTIDELAREVGASRRTVLRDISALRDEGFVIHSDVGRGGGLQLDPQSMQTTARLSVSEVFALLISVAAMRAAGNLPFSDLADAGLARIEKALPSDKIRDLRRFLDCLHIGQLSPLQDLSDIRPMDPALLPAFETAFLQRLHLRFDYRDAKGAKTHRTVEPQAMLILQPLWYLVAWDPARDDFRHFRMDRISQPECVMDAPFRWRHVPFENDVCPYSELAR; this is translated from the coding sequence ATGAACATTCGCATCCGACATGACGCACTCGTGCGCAGCCTGCGCCGCAACGGCACCACGACCATCGATGAGCTCGCCCGCGAAGTCGGCGCCTCGCGCCGCACGGTCCTGCGCGACATCAGCGCGCTGCGCGACGAAGGGTTCGTCATCCACTCCGACGTAGGCCGCGGGGGCGGGCTGCAGCTTGATCCCCAATCGATGCAGACCACGGCGCGGCTGTCGGTGTCTGAGGTTTTCGCCCTGTTGATCAGTGTCGCGGCCATGCGCGCCGCCGGCAATCTGCCCTTCTCCGATCTGGCCGATGCCGGACTGGCACGGATCGAAAAGGCGCTGCCTTCGGACAAGATCCGCGATCTGCGGCGGTTTCTCGATTGTCTCCATATCGGTCAGCTTTCTCCGCTTCAGGATCTCTCCGACATCCGGCCGATGGACCCCGCGTTGTTGCCTGCCTTCGAAACGGCGTTTCTCCAACGTCTGCATCTGCGCTTCGACTACCGCGACGCCAAGGGGGCCAAGACCCACCGCACCGTCGAACCGCAAGCCATGCTGATCCTGCAGCCCTTGTGGTATCTGGTGGCATGGGATCCCGCGCGCGATGACTTCCGGCATTTTCGCATGGACCGGATCAGCCAGCCGGAATGCGTGATGGATGCGCCCTTCCGCTGGCGGCATGTGCCGTTCGAGAATGACGTCTGCCCCTACAGCGAGCTGGCGCGTTAG